The sequence CCATGTAGCCGATTTGGTCTCTGCCCTGTGGCAAGCATTTAGCCGCACGGATACGGATAAAGAAACTTATTTCGTCTGCGAAGAAGAAATTTATTCTTGGGATTATTTTATCACCGAAATGGCGGCGGCTATGGGGTGCTCTAAACCTTTTATGCCCAATGCTCCGGTGTGGGCCATGCGTTTAGCGGCTTGGGTGTATGAAGTAGCCGCCCGTGTGACAGGAGCCCAACCGGCGCTTAATTACGATAAAGTAACCGAAGCTGTTATCCCGGGGCATTGGATATGTTCCGGCAAGAAGTGGGCTTCTCTTACCGGGCAAAAATTTACCCCGTTAAAAGAAGGACTTAAGAAAAGTTTCTAAAATTTTGTTATAATATATCTGTTGGTTATAAATAACAAGATTTTGGAGAGGTGGCCGAGAGGCTGAAGGCAGCGGTTTGCTAAACCGCCATACAGGTTAATTCCTGTATCGAGGGTTCAAATCCCTCCCTCTCCGTATGGATTACAAAACCCTGCGAAAGCGGGGTTTTTTTAAATAACATAATATATTTATTATGAATTTGTTACATATCGTCTATGCAAAAGTTTGGGGTGGTGGCGAGCAGTATGTATATATGCTGTGTAAAGAAGAAAATGCTCGCGGTCATCGCAGTGTTGTTGTTTTAGATAAAAAACAAGATCACCTTGTTAAAAAATTTCAAGAGGTGGCAACAGTATGCCCTATTTCCTTATATGGAATTGGTAAATTTTTTGCCATATTTCGCCTTCTAAAAATACTAAAAAAATTTAAGATAGATATTTTGAACTGTCATAGCGGAACAATGGTGCCTGTATGTGCAGTTCTAAAAACATTAAAACCTAACATTAAATGGGTAATATATAGGCATAATGTAACACCTAATAAAAAAGATTTTTATCATAAGGCTATTCAAAGAAAAGCAGATGCTTTTGTTTGTGTTTCTCGGTTAGTATATGATTTACAAAAGCAAACGGCTACTACGGAACTTATTGATAAATTTCACTTAATATACAATGGAATTGACATTAAACGATTTATCAAAAGAATTCGTTCTCAAGTTCGGTTCCCTGTCAAGATAGGTTATGCCGGCCGTATGGAAGAAAATAAGGGAGTAGGGGTTTTATTACAGGCTCTTAAAATACTGAATTTACAGGAAAAAGTACCCTGCCATTTGTATATTGCTGCCAGTTCTCAAACAGCCTTCACAGAAAAATGTAACCAGTTTATAATAGAAAACGGATTGACGAGAAATTATCATTTAATGAACGATGTGAAGGATATGGGACAATTTTATAATGAGATAGATTTGTTTGTTCTTCCTTCCTTAGTTAAGGAATCTTTTGGTTTAGTTCTTTGTGAAGCTATGTATAGCGGTGTTCCAACAATTTCTACCAATAATGGAGCACAAGGGGAAATAATAGAAAATAATATCAGTGGACTTTTAGTAAATCCTAATGACCCCTGTGCTATTGCAGAAAGTATTAAAAGTTTAATCTCTTCTCCGGCGAAATACGAACAAATAAGTTTGGAAGGGAATAAACGAGTAGAAGACTCTTTTGCACTATCCATTATGGTAGATAAACTAAACGGATTGTTTAACCAACTTTTACAAATAAAATAACTTATAAAAATTCCGGTCTTGCTTTTGAAATACTGAAATTTATTTGAGGTTTGTATGAAAGAAAGAATTAATATTTGTTTTGCTTCTGACAACAACTATGCCCCATATATGGGCATGGCCCTTTTTTCTGTTTTGCGTAATGCCGGGGTCGAAGAAACTTTCCATTTTTATATTTTAGATATGGGAATTGCTGAAGAAAATAAACAAAAAATTGCTTCTTTGAATAATACTCATGAATTTGACATAACCTACATACCCATAGACCGTTCCCGTTTATCCGGGTGTGACCCCAAAAAATTATCTCTAGCTACCTTTGGGCGCTTTTTTATTCCCGAACTAATCCCGCAAGATAAAGTTCTTTACTTAGATTGCGATATAATGGTCTGCGCTTCATTGCTTCCCATGTGGAAAACGGATTTGGCAGGTTTTTATTTGGCTGGTATAGCGGACTGGGGGGAGATTTCCCGTGGGCGTTTACAAGAGCGTTTTGGGCAAGATTTTAACGCGCAAGAATATGTTAATGCCGGGGTGTTGTTAATTAACAACAAAAAATGGCGGGAAGACGGAATTTGTGAAAAACTTTTGCAGTATTCTATTGAGAATGCAAAAAACCTTCCATTGGCAGACCAAGATGCAATTAATTTTATTTGCCGTTCCCATAAAAAAATATTGATGGAAAGATGGAATATGTTTGGGCAGTTTTATAAAACAGATTTATTCTATCATTTGCCTGTTTTTTCCCGAATGGAGGAAGAACAACAGCATACAGTCATTCGTCACTTTCACCCGTGGAAGAAAAACTACTTTGCCCCTCATCGGGAAGAATATGTTTCTTTGATGAAAATAAGCCCATGGGCTGAATTTGCCCCTAAGGATGATTTGAAATGGATTGCTTGGAGTAAAATTGTTTTGCGTTATTTGTGGAAACATCCTTTCTGCTTTTTACTTCCTAAGTTTTACAAACGTTGGAAAATGCGCGGAAGTGCCTGTTTATTTATGGATCACTAATAATTAAATTTTATATTAAAATTTTTTATAGGATAAGAAATATGATAGAAAAAATAAATATCTGCTTTGCTTCTGACGATAATTATGCACCTTATATGGGTATGGCCCTATTTTCCGTATTAAAAAATGCAGGAGAGGAAGAAACTTTCCATTTTTATGTTTTAGATAATAAAATTTCGGAAAAAAATAAACAAAAAATTGAAAAATTAAAAGAACTCTATTCCTTTGAGATTACTTATCTTACTTTAGACGAAAAAATCTTTAAAAATTGTGATCTAAAACGTTCTAATTGGACGTTATCCATCTTCGGTCGTTATTTAATTCCTGAATTAATTTCTGAAGACAAAGTTCTCTATCTGGATTGTGATGTCTTTGTAAGAAGCAGTTTGTTGCCCTTGTGGAAAGAGGATATATCCGAGTATTATATAGGTGGTGTGCCGGATTACAACGTTATATTACGAGGAAAACTTACAAAACGTTTCGGCAAAGATTTTAAACCGGAAGAGTATGTCAACTCTGGGGTTCTCCTCATTAATAATAAAAAATGGAGAGAAGAACATCTCTTTAACACCTTATTGGATTATTCCGTTAAGAACGCCTCTTTGCTACAATGGCCCGACCAAGATGCCATAAATGTTATTTGCCAAAATCGCAAGAAACTACTGCCGGAACGTTACAATGTGATGGGTTTCTTATATAAGCCGGATTTATTTTTATCTCATCCGCGTTTTAATGAAATTGTAGAGGAGCCCAAACACACAGTTATTCGACACTTCCACCCTTGGGAAAAGAATTCTTTTTCTCCAAATAGGGAAGAGTATCTATCCTTAATGAAAGTAAGCCCTTGGGCTGATTTGATGCCGAAAGACGACCCTTATGTCTTGGCATGGATCAAAATGATTGCCAGATATTTATGGAGACATCCGTTCTGTTTTCTGTTGCCTAAATTCTACAGATACTGGAAATATCGCGGAACGAAGTGTTTGTTTTTTGATTACAGATAAAGGAATTTCTTCTTTTGGGAATTTTAAATACTTTTTCCTAAAATCGGATTGTATATTTCGGTTGGGAATTAGTATTTAAAATTTTGTAAAACCTTTATTTTGG comes from Elusimicrobium sp. and encodes:
- a CDS encoding glycosyltransferase family 4 protein encodes the protein MNLLHIVYAKVWGGGEQYVYMLCKEENARGHRSVVVLDKKQDHLVKKFQEVATVCPISLYGIGKFFAIFRLLKILKKFKIDILNCHSGTMVPVCAVLKTLKPNIKWVIYRHNVTPNKKDFYHKAIQRKADAFVCVSRLVYDLQKQTATTELIDKFHLIYNGIDIKRFIKRIRSQVRFPVKIGYAGRMEENKGVGVLLQALKILNLQEKVPCHLYIAASSQTAFTEKCNQFIIENGLTRNYHLMNDVKDMGQFYNEIDLFVLPSLVKESFGLVLCEAMYSGVPTISTNNGAQGEIIENNISGLLVNPNDPCAIAESIKSLISSPAKYEQISLEGNKRVEDSFALSIMVDKLNGLFNQLLQIK
- a CDS encoding glycosyltransferase family 8 protein produces the protein MKERINICFASDNNYAPYMGMALFSVLRNAGVEETFHFYILDMGIAEENKQKIASLNNTHEFDITYIPIDRSRLSGCDPKKLSLATFGRFFIPELIPQDKVLYLDCDIMVCASLLPMWKTDLAGFYLAGIADWGEISRGRLQERFGQDFNAQEYVNAGVLLINNKKWREDGICEKLLQYSIENAKNLPLADQDAINFICRSHKKILMERWNMFGQFYKTDLFYHLPVFSRMEEEQQHTVIRHFHPWKKNYFAPHREEYVSLMKISPWAEFAPKDDLKWIAWSKIVLRYLWKHPFCFLLPKFYKRWKMRGSACLFMDH
- a CDS encoding glycosyltransferase family 8 protein, with amino-acid sequence MIEKINICFASDDNYAPYMGMALFSVLKNAGEEETFHFYVLDNKISEKNKQKIEKLKELYSFEITYLTLDEKIFKNCDLKRSNWTLSIFGRYLIPELISEDKVLYLDCDVFVRSSLLPLWKEDISEYYIGGVPDYNVILRGKLTKRFGKDFKPEEYVNSGVLLINNKKWREEHLFNTLLDYSVKNASLLQWPDQDAINVICQNRKKLLPERYNVMGFLYKPDLFLSHPRFNEIVEEPKHTVIRHFHPWEKNSFSPNREEYLSLMKVSPWADLMPKDDPYVLAWIKMIARYLWRHPFCFLLPKFYRYWKYRGTKCLFFDYR